A genomic window from Cardiocondyla obscurior isolate alpha-2009 linkage group LG02, Cobs3.1, whole genome shotgun sequence includes:
- the Wdr33 gene encoding pre-mRNA 3' end processing protein WDR33, with the protein MSANTQFVNASPAVSLPNMSVPPPTTPNLSTPPPNLTTINTTASYLHRYANHREGNRGFFKPFRPYHAPKIVAGGQDTLQDEFDGKRLRKSVMRKTVDYNSAIIKSLENRVWQRDYRDRRALQPDVIYYPDLLPPPSYIDNPINAVTTRFVKTATNKMRCPIFCMAWTPEGRRLVTGASSGEFTLWNGLTFNFETILQAHDSPVRTMVWSHNESWMVTGDHAGYVKYWQSNMNNVKMFQAHKEAIRGLSFSPTDHKLATCSDDGTVRIWDFLRCHEERILRGHGADVKCVHWHPQKSLVISGSKDNQQPVKLWDPKTGQSLATLHAHKSTVMDVKWNENGNWLVTASRDHLLKLFDLRNLSQEVQTFRGHKKEASSVAWHPSHEGLFCSGGSDGAILFWHVGADKEVGAIEQAHDSIVWTLAWHPLGHILCSGSNDHTSKFWTRNRPGDLMRDKYNLNTLPAGAAGIDDHEIADEAAVIPGMGPEDRINADCESEDKDSGIPGLDLDHAVDEGKKFANKKVPYSKPIPRNFQAQWNEMEAEDIEQVEALNAFVNQLIETTPGAVPLNEVTPNAIILYGKMIPVESGSKLAEAIGKGTDAINKLVFSGEIEELRDIVGSPDNVDEAEEYLQDDGDIDYSKVPDVDLPPPLPSSKFAQNPELLKSLNRGGKRKFDQLIGWSDGGTSDRISKMHQPVFGGVIIEDSQSSDTDLRFGIGKSNSLTADSNSFHSGQDEDRRTILHIDLTRSSSRDEDLRFNISGRPGSRNEYDSRGNSFLDKDFRTLSSFLPKPVDNDYDEREHDNAGSRWDDEKDNSRGKLDGMFAGNFDKRDNGIAMGPGGMSNSIHGHMVGMPHLPNHHNMQNINPNMPPPLPSLVHPSMSQHPGMQGKPHPGMPGLDGPMPPHMMPHPSMHPGFGPNGPPPGGFGPNFRPPPNGNFGPNHFRPNPMLPFGPNQGPPPFGNSFQGPPNFRGPNVSPMNFDRPGFGPNFRGQNPQSQLNNFNSNFGNFGKNGPNRGMNRGGGNDNMGRSGYSNRGRGRDNDQSRGGRNRDNY; encoded by the exons ATGTCTGCAAATACTCAATTTGTGAACGCATCACCGGCTGTAAGCCTACCCAACATGTCTGTACCACCACCTACAACTCCAAATTTGTCAACCCCACCGCCAAATTTAACCACCATAAACACAACGGCGAGCTACCTTCATCGATACGCGAATCATAGAGAGGGCAATCGTGGTTTCTTTAAGCCCTTTAGACCTTATCATGCTCCAAAAATTGTCGCCGGAGGTCAAGATACTCTACAAGATGAATTCGATGGAAAGAGACTCAGAAAGTCCGTCATGCGAAAGACTGTCGATTATAACTCCGCTATCATTAAAAGCTTAGAA AATCGAGTATGGCAGCGGGACTACAGAGACCGTCGCGCGCTTCAGCCCGATGTAATATATTACCCGGATTTACTCCCTCCACCAAGTTATATTGACAATCCAATAAATGCAGTTACCACAAGGTTCGTAAAAACGGCCACCAATAAAATGCGTTGTCCAATTTTTTGTATGGCTTGGACACCAGAAGGTAGACGTCTCGTCACGGGTGCATCGAGTGGAGAATTTACTTTGTGGAATGGCCTTACTTTCAATTTTGAAACTATTCTGCag gCGCACGACAGCCCAGTCAGAACAATGGTATGGTCACATAATGAAAGCTGGATGGTAACAGGGGACCACGCAGGCTACGTGAAATATTGGCAGAGCAACATGAACAATGTCAAGATGTTTCAAGCGCACAAAGAAGCGATTAGAGGACTCAG TTTCAGTCCAACGGATCACAAACTGGCGACTTGCAGTGATGATGGAACTGTCAGAATTTGGGACTTTCTTCGCTGTCATGAGGAACGAATTCTCAggg GTCATGGTGCAGATGTAAAGTGCGTACATTGGCACCCACAAAAGAGTCTAGTCATTTCTGGCAGTAAAGACAATCAGCAACCGGTGAAACTCTGGGATCCAAAGACTGGACAGTCGCTGGCGACTTTGCACGCACACAAATCGACCGTGATGGATGTCAAGTGGAACGAGAATGGTAACTGGTTGGTGACTGCATCCAGAGATCATCTCCTAAAGCTCTTTGATCTCAGAAATCTTAGTCAGGAGGTTCAAACTTTTCGCGGTCATAAAAAAGAAGCGTCTAGCGTCGCGTGGCATCCAAGCCACGAAGGTCTTTTCTGCAGTGGAGGTAGTGACGGTGCGATACTCTTCTGGCATGTTGG AGCGGATAAAGAGGTGGGAGCGATAGAACAGGCTCACGATAGTATTGTTTGGACATTAGCTTGGCACCCACTGGGACATATTTTATGTTCTGGCAGTAATGATCACACGTCTAAATTCTGGACACGTAATAGACCTGGAGATTTGATGAGAGACAAGTACAATCTTAACACATTACCGGCCGGTGCAGCTGGTATTGACGATCACGAAAtcg CTGATGAAGCAGCAGTGATACCTGGTATGGGACCAGAAGACAGAATTAATGCAGATTGTGAATCCGAGGATAAAGATAGTGGAATTCCAGGTTTAGATTTAGATCATGCAGTTGACGAAGGAAAGAAGTTTGCTAATAAGAAAGTTCCGTACAGTAAGCCGATACCGCGAAATTTCCAAGCGCAGTGGAACGAAATGGAAGCTGAGGATATCGAGCAAGTTGAAGCACTTAATGCATTTGTGAATCAGTTAATAGAAACTACCCCGGGTGCTGTACCATTAAATGAAGTTACGCCCAACGCCATTATATTATACGGAAAAATGATTCCTGTGGAAT CTGGCTCTAAACTGGCGGAAGCAATCGGTAAAGGGACCGATGCCATAAACAAATTAGTATTTTCTGGTGAAATAGAAGAACTACGAGACATAGTAGGTTCACCGGATAACGTGGACGAGGCTGAGGAATATTTGCAGGATGACGGTGATATCGATTACTCCAAAGTACCCGATGTCGATTTACCGCCGCCTTTGCCCAGCTCTAAATTCGCACAGAATCCTGAGCTGTTGAAATCGCTGAATCGCGGAGGTAAACGCAAATTCGATCAGTTGATTGGATGGAGTGATGGCGGAACCAGCGATCGCATATCTAAGATGCATCAACCAGTTTTCGGCGGCGTGATCATAGAAGATTCACAATCCAGCGATACCGATCTGAGATTTGGCATTGGCAAGTCAAATTCTCTCACTGCAGATAGTAATTCTTTCCACAGCGGTCAAGATGAAGATAGGAGGACTATTCTTCACATCGATCTAACGAGAAGTAGCAGTCGCGATGAGGACCTCAGGTTTAATATATCTGGCAGGCCTGGTTCACGCAACGAGTACGATTCGCGTGGGAATAGCTTTTTGGACAAAGACTTTCGCACTCTCAGCAGTTTTCTACCCAAGCCTGTGGATAATGATTACGACGAGCGAGAGCATGATAATGCAGGTAGCCGTTGGGATGATGAAAAAGACAACTCACGCGGCAAGCTGGACGGCATGTTTGCTGGAAATTTCGATAAACGTGACAACGGCATAGCAATGGGACCTGGCGGTATGAGTAACAGTATACACGGCCATATGGTTGGCATGCCTCATTTGCCAAATCATCataatatgcaaaatattaatcctAACATGCCACCACCGTTACCGAGCCTAGTGCATCCCAGCATGTCGCAGCATCCTGGCATGCAGGGTAAACCACATCCTGGTATGCCTGGATTAGATGGCCCAATGCCGCCGCATATGATGCCGCATCCGAGTATGCATCCGGGCTTCGGACCTAACGGACCACCGCCTGGTGGTTTCGGACCTAATTTTCGACCGCCGCCGAACGGTAATTTCGGTCCGAATCACTTCAGACCAAATCCAATGCTACCGTTTGGGCCGAATCAAGGCCCACCGCCGTTTGGCAACAGTTTTCAAGGACCGCCCAACTTCCGCGGACCCAACGTGTCTCCAATGAATTTTGACCGGCCAGGTTTCGGACCTAATTTTCGCGGCCAAAATCCACAGAGTCAGTTGAATAATTTCAATTCCAATTTCGGTAATTTCGGCAAAAATGGCCCTAATCGTGGCATGAATCGCGGCGGTGGTAACGATAATATGGGCAGAAGTGGATATAGTAATCGTGGCAGAGGACGTGACAACGATCAATCGAGAGGAGGAAGAAATAGAgacaattattga
- the Ssu72 gene encoding RNA polymerase II subunit A C-terminal domain phosphatase SSU72, translating into MPAPNSISIAVICSSNMNRSMEAHAFLSKKGFNVKSFGTGDKVKLPGTAPDRPNIYDFGTSYDEIYNDLLMKDKQYYTQNGLLHMLDRNRRIKPRPERFQLSKDKFDIIITCEERVYDQVIECMESRPKEDNQPAHLINIDIQDNHEEATVGSFLICELVTVLANSEDLDNDIDELLHEFESKFARTILHTVLFY; encoded by the exons ATGCCTGCGCCAAATTCCATCAGCATAGCTGTAATATGCTCCAGTAACATGAACAGGAGCATGGAAGCGCATGCTTTCCTAAG CAAAAAGGGATTTAATGTGAAATCGTTTGGGACCGGTGACAAAGTGAAACTGCCTGGTACTGCACCAGACCGCCCTAATATTTATGATTTTGGAACTTCTTATGATGAAATCTATAATGATCTGTTGATGAAGGACAAACAATA TTATACACAGAATGGTTTATTACATATGTTGGACCGGAACCGTCGGATAAAACCTAGGCCAGAACGTTTTCAGTTATCCAAGGATAAATTTGACATTATAATTACATGTGAAGAACGTGTGTATGATCAAGTAATTGAATGCATGGAATCTAGACCTAAAGAAGATAATCAGCCTGCACATTTGATTAATATCGATATTCAAGATAATCATGAAGAGGCCACAGTAGGATCATTCCTTATATGCGAACTAGTGACAGTg TTGGCAAATAGTGAAGATCTAGATAATGACATAGATGAATTACTCCACGAATTTGAATCCAAGTTTGCAAGAACAATATTGCACACCGTGTTGTTTTACTGA
- the Gaba-b-r2 gene encoding gamma-aminobutyric acid type B receptor subunit 2 has protein sequence MKARVATTSRDVVGTDWVKRRGRNGMRTPEEMSAAIGARSRRRSLMLLAAIAFCCWHQLIGECVGQKPINLGGSKKRDVYIAGFFPYGNHVPEGHIGRGVMPAVKLAVEHINEHPTILRDYRLHMWWNDTECSAAVGMKAFFDMMHNGPHKVILFGGACTQVTDPIAKASKHWRLTQLSYADTHPMFTTDSFPNFFRVVPSENALNAPRVALLLHFNWTRVGTIYQNEPRYALVHNRLVADLDEEKMELVETQSFATEVTTALEKLKERDVRILLGNFNEAWARRIFCEAYRFGLYGRKYQWVIIGTYTREWWLRPGGGCAPSELSKALHGVILTDLLPLTTEEQHTTSGITPDQYQEEYDSRRGNEYSRFHGYTYDGIWTVALAVKHVARRIRHIHRNQTISDFRYRDALWEKLFLDALRNTSFDGVTGPVRFYENERKAYILLKQFLDGREVNVGEYDSITGVLNLTRREAPLWNGKSPPKDRTVRIIEHSTVDITLYAVLASAASVGIVLASIFLAINIRYRNQRYIKMSSPHLNNLIIIGCMLTYSSVIFLGLDSQLSSVAAFPYICTARAWLLMAGFSLAFGSMFSKTWRVHSIFTDVKLNKKVIKDYQLFMVVGILLAVDLTIMTTWQVADPFYRAIKQMEPYHHPNSEDIIIIPENEYCQSDQMNIYLFCIYAYKGLLMIFGAFLAWETRHVSIPALNDSKYVGMSVYNVVIMCVTGAAISFVLTDKQDAMFIMLAVFIIFCSTATLCLVFIPKVIELRRNPQGAINKRTRATLRPMLKIRRDSTVSELDERLKEAKLTNKKFRKQLLQKDSELQGFLRRMGEEPEIETQETVDTLPVPKPEEAVKKEGPSITTETTDVSMSMCSLNSSTVSQPEGDYVNVDQVAKKRASLSKATSIIDNERVAVTSQTIEESSSPGAMTADVPPPSLSLITTTTAITTTTGTHMRHTCGADASRRRSVPDEAKAGEPLSKRYRSPEPLPSEAVTTRYGFVPPVVEETDSVILEETEIARHVCRVRRRSKDERRAKLSTPPPTKNVSFGELHEQSYIEHVMPFSLQYVPNHRHGKYDESMSTIIQRSMSERTREKCLRLHIGGGHPIVECSHRVARRMCRHAGSKLRHQARLEYVQSTPNVATMHNGKHVAANARDGSGDVNGGSAMNVSKMYSAVSDGELLDLTILPIFQKLLTERHKSTARRGYRSNIASCPNISIKCDIVEYL, from the exons ATGAAAGCGCGCGTCGCTACCACGTCGCGAGATGTCGTCGGGACTGACTGGGTGAAGAGGAGAGGACGGAACGGGATGAGGACGCCCGAAGAAATGTCCGCGGCGATCGGCGCGAGGTCGAGACGCCGCTCGCTGATGCTGCTGGCCGCGATAGCGTTCTGCTGCTGGCACCAGCTGATCGGCGAGTGCGTCGGCCAGAAGCCGATCAACCTCGGCGGCAGCAAGAAACGCGATGTCTACATCGCCGGCTTCTTCCCGTACGGCAATCACGTGCCGGAGGGTCACATCGGCCGCGGCGTAATGCCCGCGGTGAAGCTTGCGGTCGAGCACATCAACGAGCACCCGACGATACTCAGGGACTATCGGCTACATATGTGGTGGAACGATACGGAG TGCAGTGCCGCCGTCGGGATGAAGGCGTTCTTCGACATGATGCACAATGGGCCGCACAAGGTGATACTCTTCGGTGGCGCTTGCACACAAGTCACGGACCCGATAGCGAAAGCCTCGAAACACTGGCGCCTTACGCAG CTCAGCTACGCGGACACCCATCCCATGTTTACGACCGACAGCTTCCCGAACTTCTTTAGGGTTGTGCCGTCGGAAAATGCTCTCAACGCGCCGCGAGTGGCGTTGCTCCTGCACTTCAACTGGACCCGGGTCGGCACGATTTATCAAAACGAACCCAGATACGCGCTG GTGCATAATCGGTTGGTGGCCGATCTCGACGAGGAGAAAATGGAGCTCGTAGAGACGCAGAGCTTCGCCACAGAGGTGACAACGGCGCTCGAGAAGCTCAAGGAAAGGGACGTGAGGATTCTCTTGGGAAATTTCAACGAGGCGTGGGCTAGACGGATATTCTGCGAGGCTTACAGGTTTGGCTTATACGGCAGAAAGTATCAGTGGGTCATCATCGGGACTTACACGAGGGAGTGGTGGTTGCGCCCCGGCGGCGGTTGCGCCCCTTCCGAGCTGTCCAAGGCTCTTCACGGTGTCATCCTGACGGATCTGCTTCCGCTAACGACCGAGGAGCAACACACCACGTCCGGAATC ACTCCGGACCAATATCAAGAGGAATACGACTCAAGACGGGGTAACGAGTACTCCAGATTCCACGGGTACACGTACGACGGCATCTGGACGGTCGCGCTTGCTGTAAAACATGTCGCGCGCAGGATACGACACATCCATCGTAACCAGACTATATCCGACTTTCGGTACAGGGACGCATTGTGGGAAAAGCTCTTTCTCGATGCCCTCAGGAATACAAGCTTCGACGGTGTCACG gGGCCAGTTCGCTTCTATGAGAACGAGAGGAAAGCGTACATTCTTCTAAAACAATTCTTGG ACGGTCGCGAGGTAAACGTAGGCGAATATGATAGCATAACTGGCGTTCTGAATCTGACCAGAAGAGAGGCCCCGTTATGGAACGGCAAGTCACCGCCGAAAGACAGGACGGTGCGCATCATCGAGCACTCAACCGTGGACATCACGCTGTACGCGGTGCTAGCCTCGGCTGCTAGCGTCGGTATCGTCTTGGCGTCCATTTTTCTCGCCATCAATATCAGATACAGAAATCAAAG ATACATCAAAATGTCATCGCCCCACCTCAACAACCTCATCATCATCGGCTGCATGCTGACCTACAGCAGCGTTATCTTTCTCGGACTAGACTCACAATTATCGAGCGTGGCGGCGTTTCCGTATATCTGCACGGCACGTGCGTGGCTATTGATGGCTGGTTTCTCATTAGCCTTCGGCTCCATGTTCTCGAAAACATGGCGTGTACATTCCATATTCACCGACGTGAAGCTCAATAAGAAG GTGATAAAAGATTACCAATTGTTCATGGTCGTCGGAATACTGCTGGCTGTCGATCTTACGATTATGACGACCTGGCAGGTGGCTGATCCGTTTTATCGGGCGATAAAACAAATGGAGCCTTAC CATCATCCTAATAGCGAGGACATAATAATCATCCCGGAAAACGAGTATTGTCAGAGTGAtcaaatgaatatttatctGTTTTGCATATATGCATACAAGGGCCTTTTAATG ATATTTGGTGCCTTTCTCGCATGGGAAACGCGGCACGTTAGTATACCGGCATTAAATGACAGTAAATACGTGGGGATGAGCGTGTACAACGTTGTTATAATGTGCGTCACCGGTGCAGCTATAAGTTTCGTGCTGACTGACAAACAAGACGCCATGTTTATAATGTTGGCGGTGTTCATTATATTTTGTAGTACAGCTACTCTTTGTCTGGTTTTTATTCCTAAG GTAATAGAGTTACGCAGAAATCCACAAGGGGCGATAAATAAGCGGACCAGGGCGACTCTGAGGCCGATGTTGAAAATACGAAGGGATTCTACAGTCAGCGAGCTCGACGAGCGTTTGAAAGAAGCGAAACtgacaaacaaaaaatttcgGAAGCAATTGTTGCAAAAAGATTCCGAGCTTCAG GGATTTTTAAGGAGAATGGGCGAGGAGCCTGAGATCGAAACGCAAGAGACGGTCGACACATTACCGGTACCGAAGCCAGAAGAGGCCGTTAAGAAGGAAG GACCGTCGATAACCACAGAAACGACCGATGTTTCAATGTCCATGTGCAGCTTGAACTCATCAACCGTTTCGCAGCCAGAGGGTGATTACGTTAACGTGGATCAAGTAGCAAA GAAAAGGGCGTCTCTCTCGAAAGCCACGTCAATCATCGACAACGAAAGAGTGGCTGTGACGAGCCAGACGATCGAGGAGAGCTCCTCTCCGGGCGCAATGACAGCGGACGTCCCGCCGCCGTCATTATCGTTAATAACGACTACAACGGCGATAACAACGACGACGGGCACGCACATGAGGCATACGTGCGGCGCGGACGCGTCGCGACGCAGAAGCGTCCCCGACGAGGCCAAGGCCGGCGAGCCGTTGTCGAAGCGTTACAGGAGCCCGGAGCCGTTGCCAAGTGAGGCTGTGACCACGCGTTACGGCTTCGTGCCGCCGGTCGTCGAGGAGACCGATTCCGTTATCCTGGAGGAGACCGAGATCGCGAGACACGTGTGCCGCGTGAGGAGAAGAAGCAAGGACGAGCGCAGAGCGAAGCTGtcgacgccgccgccgacgaAGAACGTCTCCTTTGGCGAGCTCCACGAGCAGAGCTACATCGAGCACGTGATGCCGTTTTCGTTACAATACGTACCGAATCATCGGCACG GGAAGTACGACGAGTCAATGTCGACGATTATCCAGCGTTCCATGTCGGAGCGCACGCGGGAAAAGTGCCTGCGGCTGCACATCGGTGGCGGCCACCCCATAGTCGAGTGCTCGCACCGCGTCGCACGTCGCATGTGCCGGCACGCGGGCTCGAAGCTACGTCATCAAGCTCGGTTGGAATACGTGCAGAGCACCCCGAATGTCGCGACGATGCACAACGGCAAGCACGTCGCAGCGAATGCACGCGATGGAAGCGGCGACGTGAACG GTGGCTCCGCGATGAACGTGTCTAAGATGTACAGCGCGGTATCGGACGGTGAACTCTTGGACCTGACGATCCTGCCGATCTTTCAGAAGCTCCTAACTGAGCGGCACAAGAGCACTGCCAGACGGGGCTATCGCTCGAACATAGCTAGTTGCCCGAATATATCCATCAAGTGCGACATCGTCGAGTACCTCTAA
- the Ns3 gene encoding large subunit GTPase 1 homolog: MGKRGKGGGNLGKSLIRDRFGSRKIKRNGNEPSMLHTAEIDDGYDWGRLNLQSVTEESSFQEFLSTAELAGTEFNAEKLNIKFVKPESGGLLSKNEKDKILEVQAKNKDLVKIPRRPKWNSSINAEELHKLEKDAFLEWRRHLAMLQEIEGLILTPYERNLEFWRQLWRVIERSDVIVQIVDARNPLLFRCEDLERYVKEICPDKLNMILLNKADFLTDEQREVWAKYFTEINVQIAFFSATLAAEKQQQLQEQDEDEENSIDKNDSDHSDKEDECSNDEWTSQFASESEYESAENDIDNDTRSTSNIENNHDDEIKTQCVLEKLKIREIDLEDKTKKIINSPKLLNRNELIELFKTIYSSNKRYTSGVTTVGLVGYPNVGKSSTINTLLMDKKVSVSATPGKTKHFQTLYLDKDLLLCDCPGLVMPSFVCTKAEMILNGILPIDQMRDHVPPITLLATLIPRYILEDLYGIMLPAPNEGEDPNRAPTAEELLNSYGYNRGFMTQNGQPDNPRSARYILKDFVNGKLLYCVAPPTFKQEHFHVFPPRRRNVSANKHIPARTIRVNEGCRVTTNDVDRKFFQNVHVKKMRGPVLQYSTTHAGSTANLTESIDNHSDRIKKPWKTINKHVNKNKREKARRLYAHLDQH; this comes from the exons ATGGGCAAACGAGGCAAAGGAGGAGGCAACTTGGGAAAATCCTTAATCAGGGATCGATTTGGATCtaggaaaattaaaaggaaCGGCAATGAGCCTTCTATG cTTCATACTGCGGAGATTGATGACGGTTACGACTGGGGTCGACTCAACTTGCAGTCGGTTACAGAGGAGAGCTCATTTCAAGAATTTCTCTCGACTGCCGAACTCGCAGGCACAGAATTTAatgctgaaaaattaaatattaaatttgtgaaGCCCGAAAGTGGTGGATTGCTTTCGAAGAATGAAAAAGATAAGATATTGGAAGTGCAAGCGAAAAATAAAGACTTGGTTAAAATACCTAGGAGACCTAAGTGGAACAGTTCTATAAATGCCGAGGAATTGCATAAACTTGAAAAAGATGCGTTTTTGGAGTGGAGACGTCACCTGGCTATGTTGCAAGAAATCGAGGGGCTGATATTAACACCTTACGAAAGAAATTTGGAATTCTGGCGGCAGTTGTGGAGAGTAATAGAACGCAGCGACGTAATTGTACAAATTGTAGATGCACGCAACCCGTTGCTCTTCCGCTGCGAAGACTTGGAACGTTACGTCAAAGAAATATGTCCtgacaaattaaatatgattcTTCTTAATAAGGCAGACTTCTTAACGGACGAGCAGAGAGAGGTATGGGCAAAATATTTCACAGAGATAAATGTACAGATAGCTTTCTTTTCTGCTACACTAGCAGCGGAAAAGCAACAACAGCTACAAGAACAGGATGAAGATGAAGAAAATTCGATAGATAAAAATGACAGTGACCATTCTGATAAAGAAGATGAATGTAGTAACGATGAATGGACCTCACAGTTTGCTTCTGAATCGGAATATGAAAGTGCAGAGAATGATATTGATAATGATACACGTAGTACAtctaatatagaaaataatcacgatgatgaaataaaaactcaATGTGTGTTGGAAAAGTTAAAAATCCGTGAGATAGACTTGGAGGataaaacgaagaaaataattaactcgccgaaattattaaataggaACGAACtcatagaattatttaaaacaatttacagcagtaataaaagatatacgaGTGGAGTGACGACAGTCGGTTTGGTGGGTTACCCTAACGTTGGAAAAAGTTCCACTATCAATACTTTGCTCATGGACAAAAAGGTTTCTGTGTCTGCGACGCCAGGCAAAACTAAGCATTTTCAAACGTTGTATTTAGATAAGGATTTACTACTATGTGATTGCCCAGGTTTGGTGATGCCGAGCTTTGTTTGTACTAAAGCGGAAATGATTTTGAATGGTATACTACCGATCGATCAAATGCGAGATCATGTACCGCCAATTACATTACTGGCTACATTGATACCTCGATATATTTTGGAGGATCTGTATGGCATTATGTTACCTGCACCAAACGAAGGAGAAGATCCAAATCGTGCACCAACAGCAGAGGAGCTTTTAAATTCATATGGAT ATAATAGAGGTTTCATGACGCAGAATGGTCAGCCGGATAATCCACGTTCGGCTAGATATATCTTAAAAGATTTTGTCAACGGCAAGTTGTTATATTGCGTTGCACCGCCAACGTTTAAGCAAGAGCACTTCCATGTATTTCCGCCACGACGTCGTAATGTATCTGCAAACAAGCACATACCAGCTCGAACAATTCGCGTGAACGAAGGATGCCGGGTGACGACCAATGACGTTGATCGGAAATTTTTCCAAAATGTACACGTCAAAAAGATGCGTGGACCTGTGCTGCAATATTCTACAAC gCACGCGGGATCGACGGCTAATTTGACAGAGTCGATCGATAATCATTCTGATAGAATCAAAAAGCCATGGAAAACGATAAACAAACacgttaataaaaacaaacgTGAGAAGGCTCGAAGATTATATGCTCATCTTGATCAACATTGA